A segment of the Pelecanus crispus isolate bPelCri1 chromosome Z, bPelCri1.pri, whole genome shotgun sequence genome:
ATAGGTGGCCCAAAGGCTGCGGTTTCTAGTGGTGTTAAAAGTACTGAAACGATTACATAAAGTATGTAAGAAAGCCTGCTTCGAGAGCTGCCCTTAACTGCTTTTGTGGATTGAATTAGCATCTTTTAATATAGTTTGGAGCCAAGAGTctaggaaatacttttttttttcctttcagcaagCACGtgagaaggaacagaaattgATGGAccttaaaaggaaaagattctGTAAGTGTGTTGGCTATATTGACTTTGTTTTATATTAGAATGTAGAGTTCATATTTGAAAGTTCTTGTAGCAATATTAATTTACATCTGAAGTAACTGCGAAACTCTCAACACAGTtataaaaaattctgaaaagtgTAGGAAGTACTGTAAAAATGAGCTGGTGCGTTGTCTACTTGAGCGTGAGACTGACACATTAGAATCAGAGATGCAAGACGATAATCAAAAAGAATGTGGtgcctttttattatttactgtaAGCTCCCCAGAAAATTACACATTATCTAGTAATTTAAAACAGTCCTACAACAcctaaaggatttttttttttgtcagactGCACCTTTATGAAATGTTTGCAGAATAGTGGAGGGGATTTACTTAAAAAGAACTTTCATAACAGTACATACGTTGGTATTCAGTAGGCTTGTTAGAGTGGGTCAAATTTAAATGTGAAGTCAATCTTCAGAACTTAATAAGGTAAATATGTTTTTTGAGTGCTCCTGCTGTCATATGACCAGGTTTACCAACAGTTTTAACAACTATTGTTTGTTTCCTGCATAGGCAGTGGTGTATATGTTGACAGTAATGAACAAACACAATGAAAAATCCATCTTCATAGGAAAAATGAACATTCCCAATATCTTTGGAAATAAGGAACACTGTGTCAGCATTCCTTCACTGTATGAACTGCCCCTAAATGGTTTCATTCAGTCTAGTTTTTAGCCTGGTTTCCTATAAAAAACTATTAATACTCATAGGTGTTGTCCATATGCCCCTTGTATGATTTTGGAATTTGGTTTCGATCCAGTTTGAACCAAGGGGAAAGGGTCTTAAACACCTCTGACTATAAAAGTTGTGACAACCAAAGACGGGGAGTAGGACAGATGTTCAAATTACGGTCCATGCCTGATGGAAATGCAGACAGCATACAAAGTACTTCCTGTTTTGCTAGCAGCTAGGGAACCAATCGATGTACTTTGATACCAGGTAGCCACAGCACATGTTGCCTCTTGTGTGAAAGGAATATCTTGAGGTATAttggagggaagggatggagTGTGAAGTTAGGGTTATTGCAGTGGAAGTGCCTTAGGTGTCTGTAAGGAAAAAGCATATCTTTAGTTCTACTCTCACCTAACTACTTCTTAATGCTTCATTAATGGAACAGCACTAAAACAAGCTGGAGGACAGAAACTACTACACATTCATGCCAggatgaaaaaacaaaaggaggaacAAGCAAGTATGAAAGCGAGCAAAATGCTGGAGAAGATATGTAATAagttacaaaaagaaagagacttcACTACAGTAATTCAGAATGTATTCCAGGTAATGTGTTGTAGCTTTTAGAAGCAAGGTTGCAGTTTTGTATTACAGTCAAGATAACACAGTGCATGGTAAATGTAACTTCAAACAAAATTGTGTTTTCTAAAAACTTTAAGTAATGATGGTAATGGATAAAATGCtgtatgaaaggaaaattttattgctttaaaggctaaaagcatgaaattgtcacaaacttttttttttatttataaatttttatataatttttaataaattattttatattataaaattattttattataattatttacGGAGTTTAGACAGACTCTATCAATCTATCTTTATTCCTTTGTTCCCTTAAATGtacaaaaataatgcattttctcGGAGAATGTCTGTCGTGACAGTGGGTGTGTTTCCCTACACTGAAAGTCACCCCTACACCCCCCCAAATCAGTTCCCCCATCTCATGGTTAGGAAAAATAAGTAGCTCTTAATCCCTTGATACCAGTGAGCCAGACTGCTGCCCCTCACTCTGCCCCTTCTGGCCATGTGCACTTCTCTGTTTGTGTCGCCCGCTGCAGCCTTGTGAAAGCCTTGGCCCCGCAGCCACCGCCAGTCTCCAAATACTTTCAGTGACGTAGTCTTCAACCTTGCGGTTACCCACATACCAGATGCTGCTGACTAGTCTGTATCCATATAGCTAGCTGGCAGGTCATCTGGAGTGTGGAGTCACGCAAAGTGAGGAAGTAAACCTCATGATTTGGGATAGGGTGGAAGGGCCTCCTTGCAGCATCCTGTGCTCAGAGGGGCTCTATAGGCGTCACGTATGCTGTGCTGCAGTCTGGTACTCTGCCTCTCACCGTGTGACTTGCCATGGCTTCCTTTGCTTGGCCCCACACATCAGTGACTTAAGTACAAAAATGGGAGGCAGAGTGAACGGTAAATTGCAATTGCAGTGCTCTGGAGTTTACCTTCAGACGGGTTATGAAATCCCAGTTAAGCGCACacaaagtttatttaaaaaatttagactggggaaaaaagagaacataTTGGAGGGCTTCAGGTAGAAGAGAGGATATAACCGTGCTGTGAGTTTCAATGATCAGAAGACTttcaaggacagaaaaagagcCATATGTTTTTCTATTGCATGCTATGTCTACTACTAGTTTGCATCAATAACAAAGTTACATCTCAAATTGAGAATAAGATATTAAGTATTTTAGTGGATTTTAGATTAGATTCCTAGAATTATCTTCTGGTTTTATATTCCTGAAATCTTCTGAGCCATAAATAGAGCAAATCTTCTTTGGTTAAATTTAATAATTCCCCTTTTTCAATCCAGAATGGCACAGTAAGAATGTTAACTGTGTTATCTTGTGTTTGAGGCAAACTTTATTTCatgtgtttctaaaaaaaaaaaaaaatcctctaaatTCCTCTGTTTAAAATAGGGGTGGAGTGCAAGCACCTCTAAGAAATTCAAAGCACcgctttttttttgcctctatGTATTGACAATTGGATCTAAAACAAtacttccctttctcctctttcccccaTCTCGCCTACTTGAAACACTGCTGTGAATTTCAAGggtttgcaaattaaaaattaaaaaccagacagcttttgagagATTTTAATAggaataatcttttttaaaggCCTTTTTTAACCataatctttctttcttacagAATATCATAATTGGAAGCAGAGTTAATTGGGCAGAAGATCCATCTTTAAAGGCAATTGTTCtacagcttgaaaaaaatgtctattttcTGTGAGTCAAGAGAAACAGTGTTTAATTTTATACAGTCTATGTAATTAAAGTACTAAACTTGACAGATTTAATATGCATcatgaaagcattttttaagaATTTGAAAATTTAACCTTTCTGGAAGTTTGTGCTCTCTCTAGAGACTCAGAACATGGCCACGCAACTCTCTGAAGTGAAATTGAATTCCTGGTACACAAGAAATGTTTGAACACGTAGTTTCATCAGCTACGCCATCTGAAGAGCCACTTCATAGCTGTCCTGTCCCACGTCCTCATCTCCCTCTGAAAGGCAGCGATAACACACGGCAGAAGAATAATCTATGTATTTCGAGCTTTTATATAAAAGTGGGTGTCTGTCCTCTGCCCCTGTGGAAAGCCCAAGCTAGAAAACTTAGTTAAGTCagtctttggggttttttgcttctttctttcttattaaaGCATTATGTATAATTTTAAACACCTTATGCTCTATTGTAACAATCAGCTGTGACTGTGCTGTATGCTGTTTAGTTAAGCAGAGCATCCAGCAGTAGATGCAACCTGTAGATGCCATCCCGTGTAGCAAAACATGACAACCTTAGGGAAAATGAGTGTAAAATGGTAAGAGGTGACTTCATGCTACCGACTGTGCAGctaagcagtattttaaatgtattttttttaattgacaatTGCCATTTTTGTTTTATGCGTGAAGAAAATTGAGCAAATCATAGCGTCTGACATGTTAAAGCGTTGTCATTTGTACTTGGCGAGTGAATAGCGTCTTCTAAAAGGTGGACGGGACGTGTCTTGCTcgaataaaaataaaacacagacttcctgggatttttgtttttattttgccacAGCCCcagcgccgggccccgcccACGGCGGCAGAGGCCCCGCCCATGAGGGCGGGGCCTCTGCCGCCGTgggcggggcccggcgctgccgctCAGacgcgggcggcggggcgcggcggccgggggtCACCATGGGCAGTAAGATGGCGGCCGCCACTAGGGTCGTTCAGGTAACGGCGCTCGGCACACGgcccggggcgggagcggggacCCGACGGGTGGGCCAGGGCCGGGAGCCCGGCTCGGGCGGCGGGCCTCGGCTGGCGTGCGGCCGCCGGGGCCTGAGGAGCCGCCGGGGAGGCCGGTGTCCTTGGGGCGGGGGAAGAGGCTCGCCCGGTGTCGCCGGTCCTTTGATGCCGGTGCCTGGTTCTCTGCTACCGAAGGATGCTACAGGGCAGCCCGCAGCCTTTTGTGCGCGGTTCGAGGGGAGGGCGCTAGGCGGCAGCTCCTTTCTAAGCCGTTCTTCTTCAAGGTGAAAGTGAGACGTGGAGGCTTCTTCAAAAGGCATGTTTCAAAAACAAGCTGTGTGGCTTCGACTAGCAAGCTTTAtaatttatatctttttttttttttcgtaaTGGAGCTCGTCAATCCCGTCCACCCACCTGAACTAACATCTacaggcagagcacagctggcAATTGCATGTGGTGAAACTTCATAATTGTATTTACGGGACTGTGGGAGCTGTTTCTGCAGACACACACCCTGATTGCTCTGAGAAAAGGAAGCGAACGCTTTTTTGTGCTCAGGACTTTAGGGTGGAGGAATGCCTTTAAAGGTGAAATTTCTCCATGGGTGAACATAGAACAAGTACTAAGTTTATCAGAGTGGTGATACAGAAAGCAGTGGTATAGAAGTGGTTGTTTGATACGTTGTATGTTCCATTTTATTATTGTGACGGTAATGTGTGtctagaaatatattttactctCCCTGTTTCTCCTACTGCCTTGCCTTGTTCTAGGTAGTCAAGCCGCATACTCCATTAATTAAGTTCCCGGACAGAAAAAGTAGTCCCAAACCTAAAAGTAAGTTATTTAATCTCTATATACAACTTGCGCCACCTTTCTTTGCATTAACTGTTTTATATAAGGACCAGCACACGATTTTTCTGCTTCAACTACACGACTGATTTTGACCAGGGCTTCTGAAACATAGTTGTTCTAGTTTGAAGGCAACGCTTTGACTCTTCTTTTTCGGACTCTACAACTGTGGGAATACACATAATACATGCATGTCTTTACTTCTTGGTCAAGGCAGATTCACAAAGATTTCTAGTGTTGCTTTTCTACTTATATATAAAGTCCCGTTTTTCCAAATACTAATCTTTGCCTGAAATGATTGTGCCCAAGTCAGTTTGAAGCAGCTTTAGGTATTCGGTGATATTTGCAGAAATGATGTTGCATTTTCCTCATCTCTTCTTAGTTGGAGTATGCGATGTCTGTGGTATTTAAAACCCCAACTATTGCTGGGAGGTCCATCCCACTGCAGATTTTAAGAAGTGTTTCCTTGTGCTACTAATTAATGCTGagaaaaaatttcatttcattgcaaTCTTTGACATTAATTATTATACTTGTAGCTGTGTTGATATTTTATAGGATTCCCAATACTGTGACATTTGGACATCAATGTTATATGAGTGATACGTTGTTTTAATACTCCTTTTGAGTCAACAAAGCATTTGAAACTAAAGTAGGAGACGTCTTGAGAAGCTCTGTTATGTTATTCTCGCCTGTTTAGAAATTATACTGTACCATGTTATTTGCCACAGCATTATCCCATTTGTGTCTTAGCTTTAAGTTTAGTTTATCCATTAACATTACAAAGTATCTACAGTGCGCATCAGTGCCACTTCTGACTTACCTGCAAACTCTTCAGGAGCTGTTTTCTGCAATAACTTTCTGTAAGAATTCTGTATGTTGTGCACAATTCGGCCAAATGCACCACCTCTCATGCCAGTGAACTGCTTTCTCAAAGGCTTGAAACCATGTTACTTATCTCTTGTTTATCCCTGCATCAGAAGATTTTTGTGACTGTATCTTTCAAGTGTGTTAGACTTTTCTACCTTAATCAGGTAGAGTCATCTCATTAGTGAATTGCAATCTACCTCATCTTGGTTGAATGCTCTAGCAGTAACCGTGTTTCACTGGACTGGACTGTTTCTTCTGCGTAGCCAAACAGAGGTCTGCAGATCAAGACTAAACTTTTAGGGACATGGGTGCTTGAAAGGCCAGCCAAATTCTTTTACCATATTACTACTGCAACACAACGGTCTCAAACTGGGAAGGGAAACATGGTAGAGACTGTATCTGAGCTAAAGCAACAGCAGTATTAAGTCAGGTACTTTTGAGTCTTGACTTcccatgtttttaatttattttaattaattaatttaatccTCTAGACATTTTTGTGGTGTATGAAACAAACTTGGAGaaactgtttcttgttttttcataTATAAGGTGTGTTATTTCTcgaaacaaaaatactttgccCCCTGTTCAGAATGTGCTCCTTCTGATGGCCTCTCTTCCACCTCACTCTGTTCTGGCCCTTCCATTGTCAGGGACCACCTGATCAACTTGGGACTTTCAGATACAGTCTTCTGACTGAGAACTTCTAAATATGCCTCTCaatggtggctttttttttgtttgttttaaccaGTGTTGGTTTGATCGCACTGCTGCAGGTGTTTGACATCCCAATCCTGCCATTGACTCTCACTCACTATAGCTAAAACTGTCTCCTTGGTCCtgctggaggcaggagggagagaggcaggcaaTGCTGTGGTATTTTAACTCCTCACATTCTTTGACCCATCCAGTCTTGATGCTGCTTGTTTTGTAATTATATAGTCCCTCTGTCCCAGCTGTTTAGATGTTGCATTTGTCTTGCTCATTTTTCAGGAGCACTGAGAGGGTCTTCCTGTGGAAGCATTCTGCTTTATCAGGTGTTTTAACCTTATACATAGAGGTCTGAGTGCTTACGAAGTAAACATTGCTGTGAGACTCTGTCCTGCCAGGTGGAGTAACTGCATACTTCCATTGTAAAATCGGCCATGGTGGGACAGGCCTAAGGTTCAGAATGCTGACTTTGACAACACTGCCCTTTTGTCATCTGTTCTCCTGTCCTCAAACTCAAGGCACCTTCTCTAATGTGCATTCCTTAAACCTACCTCCTGGCCCTCACCTGTAAAGTACTTCATGTACTCCTTGGTCAATTTCATGAACATTGATTGCTGATGCCCGATACTTGGTGGTCATCCTGCATGTCATTAACAAAATTTGATACGATGCCATTTTGTGATACTAAAAATGGGTACAGTGCTGCATTGCATGTTGTGGTATGACGTAGCTGTGAGCTTTATCTTTCTGTAAGCCTCTACCTCTTTTTCCCTTGTCTGTCTTTAcagtcacagaaaacaaaaagcatcatCTTAGTGGATCTTAGTTACTTATCTTAGTTATCTGTCTATGTAATTGCCTCCACCCACACATTTATGATactttgtgctttttctgtaaGTACAGCTTCCCAGTGAAAAAGCCTTTGTTAGGATATATGCTGATTTGTGTTCTGTTTCTACATCGGTATGTCTGCCACTCAGACTTTCACTGTCAGAATTGTTTCACTATGCTCTTGAGATAtttaacaacaataaaaataggTTGTGAGAAGTAGAGTGTCTTAATTCTTTTAAGTACTTGTTATAATGAAAAAAGTGTCAATAACTGGTAACTTTTACTGGCTGCTCATTAGTTAATGTTACAGTTGTCTTACATTTCTGTAAATGGTTTTGTAATCTGGGTTTCAGTACAGGAATCTCTACAAGCAAGTGTGCCATCTCTCCATGCTTCAAAAGCACAAGAGTCTGTAGGAGGCAGATCGCCGgcatttcaaagtatttcacCTGTTAGTAGAGTACAAGGTACACCAGACACCTCTGAATTAGCAAGAACCTTAcctcagaaatacagaaggaaaCTTATGTCAGATGACGAGATTGAATATATTCAAGTAAGTTTCCTATATTGGTATGTATTGGCTGTGTCTACCTAGCATTTAGCTTATTTCTACACCTTCTTCAAAGTTTCAAATGCGGTATTGCACTGCAATTCTTGGTAAGGGTGCGCTCCCAGCTTTCACAGCTTTGATGCGCAACACCCAAACTACAAATTCTTAATACACAAGGTACCCAACTCTCACTAATTAGTAGCTTGTGGTAGTAGCTGAGTGGAGAGATACGGACTTAAAACAGGCATGCAGATAGCTAGCAATAGCCGTAGCCTACGTTAGTCGCCCTCACTACCTGTTTGTAACAGCTGTTTAATGTGTCATTTGTATGTGCTGGACAGGAGGACAGGAGTCTGCTCTTAGACCAGCAAAGGCTAAAgtccaaaatatttctcaaactAGTTTTTATAAGTTATTTATTAGTAAGTGAACTCCTGTATTTCTAGTAgtggaaacattttattaaacttgatataaatattttctgcaatatttgCAAATCTGGCATTGTACatgaaaggcaagaaaacaatgctttttttctgtaacaattcTCAGCTGTAAACACTGATGCATAAAAAGGGAGAATGGACAAAATTTGAAGAACTTGTGAGATGGGCGCaagtttgaaattaaaagatGCTTGAATAGCTTTGTTAAATGATAAGGACACCTACAGTGTAATCATGTTAGTAGAGGAAATCAGTTTTCCTGCATGAATGTGGGTAGGGTAttataattagaaataaaacaagttaGTTCCCATAGTAATACACTTCTTGACCTCTACCATAAATTTTCTAACGGTGAGGTAAGTTGTAAAATAATGTTGTTGGCAAAATAATGAATTGAATACCTTTCTCATTTCTTGTAAAGATTGTAATGGCTcagcttggctttgtttttactttgcaCTTTGGAATTTGGGCAGTGAAAATAGTTCTAAAACTTGCGttcactgctgctgtgtttgtcAGACCTTTCAAAAGTGAGTTGAGTCAGGTTTCTTCAGAGTGGGAGAAGTGGAAGCAGCTGTGATCTTTTTGTGTTCTCCCCTGAAAAAATGGAGCTGCTCCTGGTAGATGCTGATATTTGACACTCTGTGCATGTTCTTACACAGATTAAAAATCAATgtataaatgagaaattaaaactaGAACTTTGTCTGTTAGTCTGTAACAGTGCAAAAGAAGATTTGATCTCCATTTCCTGTTCTTCTGGTGGAATATATTTAACTGTCTGCTTCTCTTTTACAGCGTGGAGGTCCAGAATAAGTATGGACGACAGTTCATTGGCCACTGCTGAAGTATTGTATTCACAATAAAGGCTTTTCCTTAATATTATAAATGATTGTGTACTTAACAGCTTTAATAAAACCCCGTATGAAGGGTCAGAAGGTTGATGCAGCACACCATATATTGTGATTGAGAAGGATTTTCAGTTGCTGGCTAACTAGCAATTGAATATACCTGATGTCCACAccattaaagtatttttctaataaGCCACTTGCAAACTGGACAACAGAACTGGGTGATTTTGGTTTTCTACTTAGAAAGATTCGGATGTCTCATCAGGAATGATTTTacgggctggggaggggcacTGAAGTAttctctcaaggtcccttccaaaccaaagcattctatgattctgttctcaGAGATCATCGAGACGTTGCGGTTGTTCTCAGCAGTTACACAGCTTCGGCCGGGCGGTTGCATCGCAGCCGTTTTCCCTGAATATCAGATCTGAGCTTGGGAGCAAAATAAGCACAGGTTCTTCCGGGATGATTTAAGTCGTTAAGCTGTTTCAGCAGACAGCCCTTGGGGCCAAGTACAGTTAGTTACCAGTCCGCAGTACACCTCATCTGAAGGCGTCCCTTTATACTAAAATGGTGGCTGTCGCCCTTAGCTACGGCCTTTGACCGGCTCAGAGGAAAGCGAGCTCCTGCCGCGGGCAGGtacggccggggccggggccggggccggggccgcctctccccctccccttccccctcccctccctgcctgccccccgtCACGGGGGTGACGGCACTCCGCCTCTTCCTCCACCCCCCTCACCCCGCCCCGCACGGGCCTCCGTCGCGTCGGCGCGGAGGGGGCGGAGCCTCTGCGGCTCTCGCGAGGCGCCGCCGGCTGCgcgcgccgggggcggggcgaggggcgcgGTGACGCCGGCGGTTGCCAGGAGCGGGGCCGGAAGCGGGGCGGGGCGCTGGCGGCGTTAAAGCCCCCGTCGCGGCCTCGCGGCTCCTCCGCCagtgtcccccgtccccccccccccctccccccaccctcccgcCGGTGGCGGCGACGATGACGATGGACGCGCGGGCGCGCGCCAAGCGCTACGAGAAGCTCGACTTCTTGGGGGAGGGGCAGGTGAGCGGCCGTTGGGGCGCGCGGGAGGTGTATGTGGGAGCCCCCTCGgctgctccccgcccccccccccccccccccccgccccgccggccccggggtcCCCTCTCAGgggccggccgggcccggccgctcCGCGAGGGGCGGTCAGGCGGCGCCGGTGAGGGCCCTCTGGTGACCGGAGGTGCCGCGGCCGGGGGGAGCCCGCGGCCCGGGGACTGCCTGCAGCCGGGCCTGGCCCCGTCTCGCCTTccgcaggcggcggcggggccccgctgcggtgcgggggggggggggggggggtgccgcGGTTCTGGGGCAAGAGGGGAGGCGGCTGGGGAGGCAGGCTGACGCCGCCAGCGGGCTGACAGCAG
Coding sequences within it:
- the KGD4 gene encoding alpha-ketoglutarate dehydrogenase component 4 isoform X1, whose protein sequence is MGSKMAAATRVVQVVKPHTPLIKFPDRKSSPKPKIQESLQASVPSLHASKAQESVGGRSPAFQSISPVSRVQGTPDTSELARTLPQKYRRKLMSDDEIEYIQVSFLYCVEVQNKYGRQFIGHC
- the KGD4 gene encoding alpha-ketoglutarate dehydrogenase component 4 isoform X2 produces the protein MGSKMAAATRVVQVVKPHTPLIKFPDRKSSPKPKIQESLQASVPSLHASKAQESVGGRSPAFQSISPVSRVQGTPDTSELARTLPQKYRRKLMSDDEIEYIQRGGPE
- the KGD4 gene encoding alpha-ketoglutarate dehydrogenase component 4 isoform X3, whose protein sequence is MPLKVVKPHTPLIKFPDRKSSPKPKIQESLQASVPSLHASKAQESVGGRSPAFQSISPVSRVQGTPDTSELARTLPQKYRRKLMSDDEIEYIQRGGPE